The DNA window AAATGAGAGTGTTAAACTACTGTTTTGGGGACACATGGATGACTCAGTGCAAGGTTTTGGACAGagagaaaaaattattattggaGGAGACCTTAACAGGCATGTGGGTAAGGATTGTAGAGGCTATGAAGAGGTACATGGTGGATTCggagttggggagaggaatgcAGAGGGGATCTCAGTGTTGGACTTTGTGACATTGTATAACTTTTGCATTGCAGATACCTTTTTTGAGAAAAGGGAGGAACATTTAATTACCTACAAAAGTGGACATCACACAAGTCAAATTGATTTCTTCCTCATGATAAAATCTGATAGAATGTTATGTAAAGACTGCAAGGTTATACCTGGAAGAGCCTAATTGCTCAACATCGACTGGTGATCTTGGATATGTACCTAGAAAATCAGAAATGCAAGAAAACACAACAGATCTTTCTTAAGATAAAATGGGGGTGACTACAAGGAGCGCTATTAAAATCTTTTACTGATATAGTGGTGCCATAGggaaagtgggattttgatggagatGTTAATGTGATGTGGATTGAGATGACACCTGTATCAAGAATGTGGCTAAAGAAGTGCTAGGGGTATCAAAGGGTGGAGGCCGAACTCCTAGAgaaacttggtggtgggatgaggagGTCTAGACTGCCATTAAATCTAAGAAAGAttgttttaagacttggcaAAGGACCAACGAGATATTACTTAGCCAggaatgaagctaagaagactGTGGGGAAAGCAAGGGAAAAGAAATACGATAACCTCTATGACAACCTTAAtacaagagaaggagaaaaagagatctATAGAATAGCCAAATTAAGGGAAAGGATGAATAGAAATATTGACCATGTTAGATGCATTAAAAGTGATGATGGTACATTACTGGTATGTaatgaggacattatgaagagatggggTGATTATTTTTGCAACCTATTAAATGAAGAGGCTTTGACTGATAGGATGGACCCGAAAGTAGAAGGGGATAAACATCACACTAACTCTCCTCATGGACAACTACAATATGTTGGTGTGACTAAAGTTAAAGAGGCCctatgaaagatgaaaataagtaaaatacCACGCccagatgagatcccaattgaaGTATGGAAGTGCCTA is part of the Macadamia integrifolia cultivar HAES 741 chromosome 9, SCU_Mint_v3, whole genome shotgun sequence genome and encodes:
- the LOC122089783 gene encoding uncharacterized protein LOC122089783, which encodes MELIDVMQRRRINVTCIQEIRWKCNKAKGLDDFKLWYLGDENERGGVGIVVDRDLKNEVVDVKRFGSKIISIKLVLDGETINIASAYGPQVGLNESVKLLFWGHMDDSVQGFGQREKIIIGGDLNRHVGKDCRGYEEVHGGFGVGERNAEGISVLDFVTLYNFCIADTFFEKREEHLITYKSGHHTSQIDFFLMIKSDRMLCKDCKVIPGRA